A stretch of the Vibrio aphrogenes genome encodes the following:
- a CDS encoding UTRA domain-containing protein: MDKPTTRLRQIRTRLKERIVSGAMSYRSKLPSERELSDLFNTTRITIKEVLISLETEGLIYREGRKGWFVSPPRVRYNPLSRSHFEKMITDQQRQARTELVNVKTEIAHGEYAQALAIDSLQPIHIIERVRYIDERAVLFVENCLSVALFPNILRHNLATSLTHLFIEHYGYTTQRSCFEVIPTAAPKHVATYLGLTEGQPILKICRINYKQDGQLMDCEFEYWRPDSVMIRIDSCL, from the coding sequence ATGGATAAACCCACCACTCGTTTGCGACAAATTAGAACTAGGTTAAAAGAAAGGATCGTTTCTGGCGCGATGAGTTATCGCAGTAAATTGCCTTCGGAGCGTGAGTTAAGCGACTTATTCAACACCACTCGAATCACCATTAAAGAGGTGTTGATTTCGTTAGAAACCGAGGGACTGATTTATCGTGAAGGGCGTAAAGGTTGGTTTGTTTCCCCTCCTCGGGTACGTTATAACCCTTTGTCTCGCAGCCATTTTGAAAAAATGATCACCGATCAACAACGTCAGGCTCGCACTGAGCTTGTGAATGTGAAGACAGAGATTGCGCATGGCGAATATGCACAAGCGTTGGCAATTGATTCATTGCAACCGATTCATATTATTGAACGAGTCAGATACATTGATGAGCGCGCGGTCTTATTTGTGGAAAACTGTCTAAGTGTGGCGCTCTTTCCCAATATCTTGCGGCATAATTTGGCCACCTCTTTAACGCACTTATTTATCGAACATTATGGTTACACCACTCAGCGTTCTTGTTTTGAGGTGATCCCAACGGCTGCGCCAAAGCATGTGGCGACCTATCTTGGTCTTACCGAAGGGCAGCCGATTTTAAAAATTTGTCGTATTAACTATAAACAAGACGGTCAACTCATGGATTGTGAATTTGAATACTGGCGGCCAGATTCCGTAATGATCCGTATCGACAGTTGCCTTTAA
- a CDS encoding ABC transporter substrate-binding protein, with product MKRLLLSTTLITTLFSISTFAQETNTQALVTAAQKEGAVYSVGMPDSWANWKGTWADMSSHYGIKHQDTDMSSAQEIAKFAAEKNNATADIGDVGFAFARVAVQKGVTQPYKPTTWESIPDWAKDKDGHWALAYTGTISFISNNNLVKNPPKSWSDLLKGDYKVTVGDVGVAAQANNAVLAAAYAMGGNEANLKPAIDFFGKLAKQGRLSFTDPSVANLEKGEIEVAIMWDFNALNYRDQIDRSRFTVSIPQDGSVISGYTTIINKFAKHPNAAKLTREYIFSDKGQINLAEGYARPIRSDVTLPADIQAKLLPNSEYANVHPIKDFNAWQKSASQLPRQWQENVLINQQ from the coding sequence ATGAAACGTTTGTTATTAAGCACCACCTTAATCACGACCTTATTCTCTATTTCTACGTTTGCTCAAGAGACCAACACTCAAGCATTGGTGACGGCAGCGCAAAAAGAAGGGGCGGTCTATAGTGTCGGAATGCCAGATTCGTGGGCAAACTGGAAAGGCACCTGGGCTGATATGTCTAGCCACTATGGTATTAAGCATCAAGATACCGACATGAGCTCGGCGCAAGAAATTGCCAAATTTGCCGCTGAAAAAAATAATGCCACAGCAGATATTGGCGATGTGGGTTTTGCCTTTGCTCGTGTTGCTGTCCAAAAAGGCGTCACTCAGCCTTACAAACCAACCACTTGGGAGAGCATCCCTGACTGGGCAAAAGATAAAGACGGTCATTGGGCGCTCGCTTATACCGGTACTATTTCATTTATTTCCAATAATAATCTCGTCAAAAATCCGCCAAAATCTTGGAGTGACTTATTAAAAGGTGATTACAAGGTTACGGTTGGTGATGTAGGAGTGGCCGCCCAAGCAAATAATGCTGTCCTGGCAGCGGCTTATGCGATGGGAGGAAATGAAGCGAACCTGAAACCGGCGATCGATTTCTTCGGCAAATTAGCCAAACAAGGTCGTCTGTCATTTACCGACCCCAGTGTTGCGAACTTAGAAAAAGGAGAAATTGAAGTTGCGATCATGTGGGATTTCAATGCTCTGAATTACCGAGATCAAATTGACCGTAGTCGCTTTACTGTCAGCATCCCACAAGATGGTTCGGTGATTTCTGGTTACACCACCATCATTAATAAATTTGCTAAACATCCCAATGCCGCAAAGTTAACGCGTGAATATATCTTCAGCGATAAAGGACAAATCAACCTTGCCGAAGGATATGCGCGCCCAATTCGTAGTGATGTGACACTGCCTGCCGACATTCAAGCCAAACTCTTACCCAATTCGGAGTATGCCAATGTTCATCCAATTAAAGATTTTAATGCTTGGCAAAAATCGGCTAGTCAATTACCACGCCAATGGCAAGAAAACGTATTGATTAACCAACAATAA
- a CDS encoding IS3 family transposase has protein sequence MTVQALKHQHKIQHLLQSIGLPKSVYYYQCQVLSTPEPYANEIASIERIFHKHKGRYGYRRIHYALRREGIYLNHKTVQRLMAKLGLKSTVRPKKYRSYKGAIGRIAPNILKRDFKSTKPNEKWVTDVTEFKVAGEKVYLSPIIDLFNQEVVSHTVASSPKLHLVTEMLEKATSKLSQASSLTLHSDQGWQYQHRDYRNKLKEKRINQSMSRKGNCLDNAVAENFFALLKTEMYHGYHFDSAEQLMACIDEYIDYYNNDRIKVKLKGLTPVEYRNQALEAA, from the coding sequence TTGACTGTTCAAGCTCTAAAACACCAACACAAAATCCAGCATTTATTGCAATCCATTGGATTGCCCAAGAGTGTGTATTACTACCAATGCCAAGTGTTGAGCACTCCCGAGCCTTACGCGAATGAGATAGCGAGTATTGAAAGAATATTTCATAAGCATAAAGGTCGATATGGTTATCGACGCATTCATTATGCTTTACGTAGAGAAGGCATCTACTTAAATCATAAAACGGTTCAGCGCTTAATGGCAAAACTAGGGCTAAAATCGACCGTAAGACCGAAGAAATATCGTTCTTATAAAGGTGCGATTGGGCGTATTGCCCCGAATATTCTGAAGCGAGACTTTAAATCGACGAAACCAAATGAAAAATGGGTGACCGATGTGACGGAATTTAAAGTGGCAGGTGAAAAAGTCTATTTATCTCCTATCATCGATTTATTTAATCAAGAAGTCGTTAGTCATACTGTAGCGAGCTCACCTAAATTACATCTCGTGACCGAGATGCTAGAGAAAGCGACGAGTAAGTTAAGTCAAGCGTCCTCGTTAACTTTACATAGTGACCAAGGGTGGCAATACCAACACCGTGATTATCGTAACAAGCTAAAAGAGAAAAGAATAAATCAGAGTATGTCGAGAAAAGGAAACTGTCTTGATAATGCTGTGGCTGAAAACTTCTTCGCACTTTTAAAAACAGAAATGTACCATGGTTACCACTTTGACAGTGCTGAGCAACTTATGGCATGCATTGATGAATATATTGATTATTACAATAACGATCGGATTAAGGTGAAATTAAAAGGCCTAACTCCGGTAGAATACCGAAATCAGGCCTTAGAAGCCGCATAA
- a CDS encoding aminotransferase-like domain-containing protein, which yields MELTHALKQIQPSYIREILKDAQSEGVISLAGGLPDGQHFPVKLMASSLASLAQRPDLFQYGQTAGYGPLLDYFRTQFQLPEHHDSLVCTGSQQALDLIARAYVNPNDKVVMEAPSYLGALQVFGLAQANILSVSQQADGPNLAELEACFAEQAPKLFYAVPDFHNPTGVTWSVPVRQKVAQLCQQYQVTLVEDVPYRELRFSGELLPLVSSFCPEHALVLRSFSKIATPGMRIGVVSGKANWIAPLVKVKQSADLHSSIPMQAVLLDLLTHDEFPAHLATLRALYQERYTSLAEQLQAKLPQGCHSNPVEGGMFIWLTLPPCDDFALAKQALTHKVAVVPSSVFYKQGEKVTPALRLNFTNATSEELVIAVDRLVEVIKQECGIA from the coding sequence ATGGAATTAACGCACGCCCTCAAACAAATCCAACCTTCTTATATTCGTGAAATTTTAAAAGATGCCCAATCTGAAGGGGTGATCTCATTAGCGGGTGGTTTGCCTGATGGTCAGCACTTTCCAGTTAAATTAATGGCTTCGTCTTTAGCCTCTTTAGCGCAACGCCCAGACTTGTTTCAATATGGTCAAACCGCAGGTTACGGTCCATTACTTGATTATTTCCGCACTCAATTTCAGTTACCTGAACATCATGACTCTTTGGTGTGTACTGGCTCCCAGCAAGCCTTAGATTTGATTGCTCGAGCCTATGTGAACCCGAATGACAAAGTGGTGATGGAAGCCCCAAGTTATTTAGGCGCGCTACAAGTTTTTGGTTTAGCACAAGCGAATATTTTAAGTGTTTCTCAACAAGCGGACGGCCCTAACTTAGCTGAATTAGAGGCGTGTTTTGCTGAACAAGCCCCGAAACTATTTTACGCGGTACCGGATTTTCATAATCCAACCGGAGTGACCTGGAGTGTGCCGGTTCGGCAAAAAGTTGCGCAACTTTGTCAGCAATATCAAGTGACGTTAGTGGAAGATGTGCCGTATCGTGAGCTGCGATTTAGTGGGGAATTATTGCCTTTAGTGTCGAGCTTTTGCCCTGAACACGCGTTGGTGTTACGTTCTTTTTCCAAGATCGCAACACCGGGAATGCGTATTGGGGTGGTAAGTGGTAAAGCCAACTGGATTGCGCCTTTGGTTAAAGTGAAACAAAGCGCTGATTTGCACTCAAGCATTCCGATGCAAGCGGTGTTACTGGATCTCTTAACTCATGATGAGTTCCCAGCGCACCTAGCTACTTTGCGAGCGCTTTATCAAGAGCGCTACACCAGCTTAGCCGAGCAATTACAAGCTAAATTGCCACAAGGTTGTCATAGTAATCCGGTCGAAGGTGGGATGTTTATTTGGTTAACTTTGCCGCCGTGCGATGATTTTGCTTTGGCGAAACAAGCGCTAACTCATAAAGTGGCAGTGGTGCCGAGTTCCGTATTTTATAAGCAAGGCGAGAAAGTAACGCCGGCGCTGCGTTTGAATTTCACGAATGCAACCTCAGAAGAGTTAGTGATTGCAGTCGATCGCTTGGTTGAGGTGATCAAACAAGAATGTGGCATTGCTTAA
- a CDS encoding helix-turn-helix domain-containing protein: MSKYIRELKLCIAQRCLDGESSTSLAKELSIPANQIRYWTSVYRIHGSSSFLPLDYENSADFKFSVLKSMWENNWSISQASAEFNFSSNGTISVWLKLYNQSGFQGLHSRPKGRPSMKTQSNKRPTKPDEDMSLDELREELAYLRAENAVLKKLEELDKLKRQAAKKKR; encoded by the coding sequence ATGTCTAAGTACATCAGAGAATTAAAGCTGTGCATTGCTCAGCGTTGCCTTGATGGCGAATCATCGACATCTCTTGCAAAAGAGTTATCTATTCCTGCGAACCAAATTCGTTATTGGACTTCTGTTTACAGGATCCATGGTTCATCTTCATTTTTACCTCTTGATTATGAAAATTCCGCAGATTTTAAATTCTCGGTATTAAAATCAATGTGGGAAAATAACTGGTCTATAAGCCAAGCGAGTGCTGAATTCAATTTTTCTTCTAACGGGACTATTTCTGTTTGGTTAAAGCTTTATAATCAGTCGGGATTCCAAGGCTTACATTCCCGACCTAAAGGCAGACCATCTATGAAAACTCAATCAAATAAGCGTCCGACTAAACCTGATGAAGACATGTCACTTGATGAACTCAGAGAGGAACTGGCTTATTTGAGAGCGGAGAATGCTGTTCTAAAAAAGTTAGAGGAGCTGGACAAGTTAAAACGTCAAGCAGCAAAGAAAAAGCGTTGA
- a CDS encoding alkaline phosphatase family protein: protein MNNKVILIILDGLNYQVARQCMGYLQGLIEHQQASFFKLSCELPSLSRPLYECLLTGVRPIDSGIVHNHIVRLSHHDSIFSLAKQQGKVTAASAYHWMSELYNRAPFEAARDRNTHDTSLNIQHGRFYHWDHYPDEAVLLDANDLIKAHQPDFMLIHPMNIDDAGHQSGLDSAHYRNTARQADILLSNFLPDWLHTGYQIMITSDHGMNNDLSHGGTLAEEREVPLFLLGPAFQGDQVTESNPFAIEINQTDLCGTLCQVLGLKHDKPYCAALLNPEYLSVSN from the coding sequence ATGAATAACAAGGTCATCTTAATTATTCTTGATGGCCTCAATTACCAAGTAGCCCGTCAGTGTATGGGCTACTTACAAGGATTAATTGAGCATCAACAAGCCTCCTTTTTTAAATTAAGTTGTGAGTTGCCTTCTTTATCTCGGCCACTCTATGAATGTTTATTAACCGGAGTACGCCCCATTGACAGCGGCATCGTCCACAATCATATAGTGCGTCTATCTCATCATGACTCCATTTTTAGTCTCGCCAAGCAGCAAGGAAAAGTCACTGCAGCCTCGGCCTATCATTGGATGAGTGAGCTGTATAACCGAGCGCCCTTTGAGGCTGCGCGTGACCGAAATACTCATGATACCTCGCTCAACATTCAACATGGCCGTTTCTACCATTGGGACCATTACCCAGATGAAGCCGTGTTGTTAGATGCCAATGACTTGATTAAAGCTCATCAACCTGACTTTATGTTGATTCATCCGATGAACATTGACGATGCTGGGCATCAAAGCGGATTAGACTCAGCCCATTATCGTAATACGGCTCGTCAGGCGGATATTTTATTATCAAATTTTCTTCCTGATTGGCTTCACACTGGCTATCAAATCATGATCACCAGCGACCATGGCATGAATAATGATTTATCCCATGGTGGCACCTTGGCAGAAGAGCGAGAAGTCCCGCTGTTTTTACTCGGTCCAGCCTTTCAAGGGGATCAGGTAACCGAAAGCAATCCTTTTGCGATTGAAATAAACCAAACCGATCTTTGCGGTACCTTATGCCAAGTATTAGGGCTCAAACATGACAAACCTTATTGCGCGGCATTACTCAATCCAGAGTACCTCAGCGTCTCCAACTAA
- a CDS encoding ABC transporter ATP-binding protein, whose translation MQINTDPQFVNVTSLSKSFGHNMVFDNIEFSIQQGEFITLLGPSGCGKSTLLRSLAGLNNVDGGQIYVDGQDITHHIPQQRGIGMVFQSYALFPNMTVEDNIAFGLKMKKIAKQTIQQEVSKVIELVDLQGREQHYPHQLSGGQKQRVALARALVVKPRILLLDEPLSALDAKIRKRLRQQIRDIQKELNLTTIFVTHDQEEAMIMSDRIFVMNKGSIVQQGTPEHIYTQPANEFVAAFMGHYNLINAEQAQQLFHIQTEHKVAIRPESIYVQESGRHYDDHISSPHEATIKSHQLLGNVIRYQVELNACQACSLTVDLLNRSSERLLEAGHQLQLRFNLNEIQPVGA comes from the coding sequence ATGCAAATAAATACCGATCCACAATTCGTCAATGTCACCTCACTGAGTAAATCGTTCGGTCACAATATGGTGTTTGACAATATTGAGTTTTCTATCCAACAAGGTGAATTTATTACCTTACTCGGACCTAGTGGTTGTGGTAAATCCACCTTATTACGAAGCCTTGCAGGGTTAAATAATGTTGATGGCGGCCAGATTTATGTTGATGGTCAAGACATCACCCATCATATTCCTCAGCAACGAGGCATTGGGATGGTATTTCAATCTTATGCTTTATTTCCCAACATGACGGTCGAAGACAATATTGCCTTTGGCTTAAAAATGAAAAAGATCGCGAAACAGACCATTCAGCAAGAGGTCTCTAAAGTCATTGAATTGGTCGATTTACAAGGTCGTGAACAGCATTATCCGCATCAATTATCCGGCGGACAGAAGCAACGAGTGGCATTGGCAAGAGCTTTGGTCGTCAAACCTCGGATTTTATTATTAGATGAGCCATTATCTGCATTGGATGCCAAAATTCGTAAACGTCTGCGCCAACAGATCCGTGACATTCAAAAAGAGCTCAACTTAACCACGATTTTTGTCACACACGATCAAGAAGAAGCGATGATCATGTCTGATCGCATCTTTGTTATGAACAAAGGCAGCATTGTTCAACAAGGCACGCCAGAGCATATCTATACTCAACCGGCCAACGAATTTGTTGCTGCATTTATGGGTCACTACAACCTGATTAATGCCGAGCAAGCCCAGCAGCTCTTTCACATTCAAACCGAACATAAAGTGGCCATTCGACCTGAATCTATCTATGTTCAAGAATCTGGTCGACATTATGATGATCACATTTCCTCACCTCATGAAGCCACCATTAAAAGCCACCAGCTACTGGGCAATGTGATTCGTTATCAAGTGGAATTAAATGCTTGTCAGGCGTGTTCATTGACCGTCGATCTATTAAATCGTTCGTCAGAAAGGCTACTCGAAGCTGGTCATCAACTGCAATTGCGGTTTAATCTTAATGAAATTCAACCCGTGGGAGCCTAA
- a CDS encoding HAD family hydrolase, whose protein sequence is MDQPLYVFDMDETLINADCAMLWHQFLVERHIATDPNFLTEDQRLMALYAKGELDMADYLTFSIEPIRHLSVEQVNQLADQCVVEKILPRLFPQAKQLIEKLHQQTCTMLIISASVSFLVQAVAKKIGIKQAIGIDLVTKNNRYTPEILGTPSYQQGKVIRLQQWCEQHQERFSEVHFYTDSINDLPLCEFADQAYLINPCPRLLKHAQNKSWQILAWGATI, encoded by the coding sequence ATGGATCAGCCATTATACGTATTTGATATGGATGAAACCCTCATTAACGCTGATTGCGCCATGCTGTGGCATCAATTTTTGGTGGAACGCCATATCGCAACCGATCCTAATTTTCTCACTGAAGACCAACGCTTAATGGCCCTGTATGCCAAAGGTGAGTTAGATATGGCGGATTATTTAACTTTTTCTATTGAGCCCATTCGTCATTTATCAGTAGAGCAGGTGAACCAATTAGCTGATCAATGCGTGGTTGAAAAAATCCTGCCACGGTTATTCCCTCAAGCTAAACAGTTAATTGAAAAGCTCCACCAACAAACTTGCACTATGTTAATCATCTCCGCTTCGGTCAGTTTTCTGGTGCAAGCCGTCGCCAAAAAGATTGGAATCAAACAGGCCATTGGCATCGATTTAGTCACAAAAAATAACCGCTATACGCCTGAAATATTAGGCACACCCAGCTACCAACAAGGTAAGGTCATACGCCTACAACAATGGTGTGAACAACATCAAGAACGCTTTTCAGAAGTGCATTTTTATACCGACTCGATCAACGATTTGCCTTTGTGTGAATTTGCGGATCAGGCTTATCTGATTAATCCTTGCCCTCGTTTGCTTAAACACGCGCAAAATAAATCGTGGCAGATACTCGCTTGGGGGGCAACTATTTAA
- a CDS encoding LysR family transcriptional regulator: MLLEGIETLLMLEREKTMSRVGSQLYISQSAVSKRIALLEKKLGKKLIVPDGRHVRLTPAAKELIANVAPTFHELQGQIYEQHDLQDQTVIRLDCSETLVAGYLSDMMGQYFQIDSAIRISTHHTPRIVERVQSGQATLGFCAGDLPRQHGLKALRLCEEPFVLVSQQPLSQLPQYLLTNDLTNPANRYQLDILSQLGIEPLMEMDSYTATAQLALAGVAPALVPLSIVKTLKIEAKYCFRFAELQPLFRPVHLCCRPNIYRNERVKRLITAIAGAVPTEA, translated from the coding sequence ATGTTGTTAGAAGGAATTGAAACGTTATTGATGCTTGAACGCGAAAAAACCATGAGTCGAGTGGGCAGCCAATTATATATTAGCCAATCCGCGGTCAGTAAACGCATTGCTTTATTAGAAAAAAAACTGGGTAAAAAGTTAATTGTGCCGGATGGGCGTCATGTTCGTTTAACCCCTGCGGCCAAAGAGTTGATTGCGAATGTGGCCCCGACCTTTCATGAGCTGCAAGGGCAGATTTATGAACAGCATGACCTGCAAGATCAGACCGTAATACGTTTGGATTGTTCTGAGACGTTAGTGGCTGGCTATCTTTCGGACATGATGGGGCAATATTTTCAAATTGATTCCGCAATCCGAATCAGCACCCATCATACGCCTCGTATTGTTGAGCGGGTGCAATCAGGGCAGGCCACGTTAGGGTTTTGTGCTGGTGACTTACCGCGTCAACATGGTTTGAAGGCATTACGTCTATGTGAAGAGCCGTTTGTTTTGGTCAGCCAACAGCCGTTATCGCAATTGCCTCAATATTTATTAACTAACGATTTAACCAACCCTGCCAACCGTTATCAATTAGACATTCTCAGTCAATTAGGGATAGAGCCTTTAATGGAAATGGATTCTTATACAGCTACGGCGCAATTGGCTTTAGCCGGTGTCGCTCCAGCCTTAGTGCCATTATCGATTGTGAAAACACTAAAAATTGAGGCGAAATACTGCTTTCGGTTTGCCGAGTTGCAACCCTTATTTCGCCCGGTACATCTTTGTTGTCGGCCCAATATTTATCGTAATGAGCGAGTTAAAAGATTGATAACAGCCATTGCTGGTGCTGTTCCCACAGAAGCTTAG
- a CDS encoding TSUP family transporter: MELSFEIMALLVAVATLAGFIDAMAGGGGLLTVPALLAAGIPPAQALATNKLQSSFGSFSASLYFIRSGTVQLKSMWLAITCTFIGSALGAEAVQFIKPDVLMSIIPIILIAISSYFLFSSSVAPQPDEKAKLSDAAFAFLIGTSVGFYDGFLGPGTGSIFAVCFVAIGRCSLVIATAKTKILNFTSNIAALAFFILAGLPIWSLGLMMAVGNFVGARLGAKVVLGNGQKIVRPLVIIMSMTMATKLLWEQHQQWLLSIF; encoded by the coding sequence ATGGAACTTTCTTTTGAGATCATGGCATTATTGGTGGCAGTGGCCACATTGGCGGGCTTCATTGATGCCATGGCTGGCGGCGGCGGTTTATTAACTGTCCCGGCCCTGCTCGCCGCCGGCATCCCTCCTGCTCAGGCTCTCGCTACCAATAAATTACAAAGCTCTTTTGGTAGCTTTTCGGCCAGTTTATATTTCATTCGTAGTGGTACGGTGCAATTAAAATCCATGTGGTTAGCCATCACATGCACCTTTATTGGCTCAGCATTAGGAGCAGAAGCGGTTCAGTTTATAAAACCTGATGTCTTGATGAGTATTATTCCGATCATTTTGATTGCCATCTCAAGCTACTTTTTATTTTCCAGCTCTGTGGCCCCACAACCGGATGAAAAAGCTAAGCTCTCAGATGCCGCCTTTGCTTTTCTCATTGGCACCAGCGTCGGCTTTTATGATGGTTTCTTAGGCCCTGGAACCGGCTCTATTTTTGCCGTTTGCTTTGTGGCTATTGGCCGCTGTAGCTTAGTCATCGCCACCGCCAAAACCAAAATATTGAATTTCACTTCCAACATTGCAGCCTTGGCATTCTTTATCTTAGCTGGGCTGCCAATTTGGAGCCTTGGATTAATGATGGCAGTGGGCAATTTTGTGGGCGCACGGCTAGGAGCCAAAGTGGTGCTAGGCAATGGTCAAAAAATTGTCCGTCCATTAGTGATTATTATGTCGATGACCATGGCAACTAAGCTTCTGTGGGAACAGCACCAGCAATGGCTGTTATCAATCTTTTAA
- a CDS encoding ABC transporter permease has product MPSPSGVSSKLSSSTLHKTIVYTIVAIMLLPIIATLVYSLASQWGATILPDGFSLKWYVQLFSDERFIAAFGRSILLCLGALIFSLALITPMILVVFYYFPKLDKVMNLLILLPFSVPPVVSSVGLLQLYSDSHIRLVGTPWILVGTYFTIALPFMYRSLANNLQAIQLHDLMDASHLLGASSSKAFLLVILPNLKKGLLSSLFISFSFLLGEFVFANILVGTRFETLQIYLYNMRQTSGHFTSALVMTYFFFILILTWLASRFSQGASSCK; this is encoded by the coding sequence ATGCCTTCACCAAGCGGAGTGTCTTCGAAGCTATCATCATCAACACTGCACAAAACCATTGTGTACACCATCGTCGCTATCATGTTGTTACCTATCATAGCCACACTAGTGTATTCCTTGGCCTCACAGTGGGGAGCCACCATCTTGCCGGATGGCTTTTCACTGAAATGGTATGTGCAATTGTTTAGCGATGAACGATTCATTGCCGCCTTTGGCCGCTCTATTCTGTTGTGCCTTGGCGCATTGATCTTTAGTTTAGCGCTCATTACCCCAATGATTTTAGTGGTGTTCTATTACTTCCCTAAACTAGATAAGGTCATGAATCTACTAATATTACTGCCCTTTTCTGTTCCACCCGTGGTCTCTTCAGTCGGTTTATTGCAACTCTACTCTGACAGCCATATTCGACTGGTTGGCACGCCTTGGATATTAGTGGGCACCTATTTCACCATTGCGCTGCCTTTCATGTACCGCTCGCTCGCCAATAACCTGCAAGCGATTCAATTGCATGATTTAATGGATGCCTCTCATTTACTCGGTGCAAGCAGTAGCAAAGCGTTTTTATTGGTGATCTTACCAAACTTAAAAAAAGGGTTACTGTCTTCGCTATTTATTTCGTTTTCCTTCTTATTAGGTGAGTTCGTATTTGCCAACATATTAGTCGGCACTCGCTTTGAAACACTGCAAATCTACCTTTACAACATGCGTCAAACCAGCGGTCACTTTACCTCTGCGTTAGTGATGACATATTTCTTCTTTATTCTGATTTTGACTTGGCTTGCCAGTCGTTTTAGCCAAGGGGCGTCCTCATGCAAATAA
- a CDS encoding ABC transporter permease, which produces MQTVRKLKPLVWLLPFILVFYLFQIAPMMWVVINSFLDNGHFSLRHYHEVLTSKFMLQGFRNSLSVSIWSSIFGLAIATVLVSSLRHVDSKLRDLIVAITNMCSNFSGVPLAFAFIIILGTNGAITLFLRQHGLVGDFNLYGESGLLVVYIYFQIPLAVLLHYPAFDQLKLDWKEASALLGANTLQYWLKIGLPILAPALFGTFIILIANAIGAYATVYALTGGNYNMITIRIASLVSGDLFLEPNLAAAISVLLLTLLAFITLINQWLITRSFHAKR; this is translated from the coding sequence ATGCAAACAGTACGCAAATTAAAACCTCTTGTTTGGTTATTGCCATTTATTTTGGTGTTCTATTTATTCCAAATTGCTCCAATGATGTGGGTCGTCATTAACAGCTTTTTAGATAATGGTCACTTTTCATTGCGGCATTATCACGAGGTATTAACCTCAAAGTTCATGCTACAAGGCTTTCGTAATAGCTTATCGGTGTCTATCTGGTCGAGTATTTTTGGGCTCGCGATTGCGACAGTACTGGTGTCCTCATTGCGTCATGTCGACAGCAAATTGCGCGATCTGATCGTCGCCATTACCAACATGTGCAGCAACTTTTCCGGCGTGCCTTTAGCCTTCGCCTTCATCATCATCTTAGGCACCAATGGCGCTATCACCTTATTTCTACGCCAGCATGGCTTAGTCGGAGACTTTAATCTTTATGGCGAGTCAGGGTTATTAGTGGTGTACATCTACTTTCAAATCCCATTGGCGGTGCTGCTGCACTACCCTGCTTTTGATCAACTCAAGCTAGATTGGAAAGAGGCCTCAGCACTACTGGGAGCCAACACTCTTCAATATTGGTTAAAAATAGGCTTACCGATCCTAGCTCCGGCTTTATTTGGCACCTTCATCATTTTAATTGCGAATGCCATTGGCGCTTATGCCACGGTCTACGCCTTAACTGGGGGCAATTACAATATGATCACCATCCGCATTGCGAGTTTGGTCTCCGGTGATTTGTTCCTTGAGCCGAACCTTGCCGCTGCGATCTCCGTATTGCTACTGACACTGTTAGCCTTTATTACGCTGATTAACCAATGGCTGATCACAAGGAGTTTCCATGCAAAACGCTAA